The following are encoded together in the Monodelphis domestica isolate mMonDom1 chromosome 5, mMonDom1.pri, whole genome shotgun sequence genome:
- the LOC100012288 gene encoding keratin, type II cytoskeletal 75-like, with the protein MSRQSTVTFQTGSRRGFSAASATTPTAGRSRFSSVSMVRSSGGHGGLGRISGVGTGFGSRSLYNLDGSKRISVSGSNSGFRSGFGGRVGGYGFGSSIGSGLGFGAGVGGGYGGAGFPVCPPGGIQEVTVNQSLLAPLNLQIDPTIQRVRKEEREQIKTLNNKFASFIDKVRFLEQQNKVLDTKWTLLQEQGMKTVKQNLEPLFESYISDLRRQLDTITSERGRLDSELRNMQDVVEDFKIKYEDEINKRTAAENEFVALKKDVDGAYMNKMELEARVNSLVEEINFLQVFYETELSQMQTQISDTSVVLSMDNNRSLNLDSIIAEVKAQYEDIANRSRAEAESWYQTKYEELQVTAGRHGDDLRNTKHEIAEMNRMIQRLRAEIDSVKKQCANLQTAIADAEQRGEMALKDARAKLVDLEDALQKAKQDMARQLREYQELMNVKLALDIEIATYRKLLEGEECRLSGEGVAPVNVSVVTSTMSSGYGSGSGVGGTGLGLGGSTGYSYTTSGGHSLGGGLGSSGFSASSGRGLGGSFGSGSSSSVKFVSTTSSRKSYKH; encoded by the exons ATGTCTCGTCAGTCCACTGTCACCTTTCAGACAGGGAGCCGAAGGGGCTTCAGCGCTGCCTCTGCCACCACTCCTACTGCTGGGCGCTCCCGCTTCAGCTCTGTCTCCATGGTTCGCTCCTCAGGGGGCCATGGAGGGctagggaggatcagtggagtgGGCACTGGCTTTGGCAGTCGAAGTCTCTACAATCTGGATGGGTCAAAGCGAATCTCCGTTAGTGGGTCCAATAGTGGCTTTAGGAGTGGATTTGGTGGGAGAGTAGGTGGCTATGGCTTTGGTAGTAGCATTGGAAGTGGACTGGGCTTTGGAGCTGGGGTTGGAGGTGGTTATGGGGGTGCTGGGTTCCCTGTATGTCCCCCTGGTGGCATTCAAGAGGTCACTGTCAACCAGAGTCTACTGGCTCCCCTCAACTTGCAAATTGATCCCACCATCCAGAGGGTGAGGAAGGAGGAACGAGAGCAGATCAAGACCCTCAACAACAAGTTTGCCTCCTTCATTGATAAG GTGCGGTTCCTTGAACAGCAGAACAAGGTGCTGGACACAAAATGGACACTGCTCCAGGAGCAGGGTATGAAGACTGTGAAACAGAATCTGGAGCCACTTTTTGAGAGCTACATCAGTGATCTCCGGCGACAGCTAGACACCATCACAAGCGAGAGGGGGAGACTTGACTCTGAACTGAGGAATATGCAGGATGTTGTAGAAGATTTCAAAATCAA ATACGAAGATGAAATTAACAAACGCACTGCTGCTGAGAATGAATTTGTGGCCCTGAAAAAG GATGTCGATGGTGCCTATATGAACAAGATGGAGCTGGAGGCCAGAGTCAACTCCTTGGTAGAAGAGATAAACTTTCTCCAGGTGTTCTATGAAACG GAGCTGTCCCAGATGCAGActcagatctcagacacttccgtGGTGCTGTCTATGGACAACAACCGAAGCCTAAATCTGGACAGCATCATCGCTGAGGTCAAAGCTCAGTATGAGGACATTGCCAATCGCAGCCGGGCAGAAGCGGAGTCTTGGTATCAGACCAAG TATGAGGAGCTTCAGGTGACAGCTGGACGCCACGGAGATGATCTCCGCAACACCAAGCATGAGATTGCTGAGATGAATCGGATGATCCAGAGGCTAAGAGCTGAGATTGACAGCGTCAAGAAGCAG TGTGCCAATTTGCAGACAGCCATCGCTGATGCAGAGCAGCGTGGTGAGATGGCTCTCAAGGATGCCCGGGCCAAACTGGTAGACCTTGAAGATGCCTTGCAGAAAGCCAAGCAAGACATGGCCCGCCAGCTTCGGGAATATCAAGAGCTAATGAATGTCAAACTGGCCCTGGATATCGAGATCGCCACCTACCGGAAGTTGCTGGAAGGAGAGGAATGCAG GTTGAGTGGAGAGGGAGTTGCTCCAGTTAATGTCT CTGTGGTCACGTCAACTATGTCCAGCGGCTATGGTAGTGGCAGTGGTGTCGGTGGCACTGGCCTGGGTCTGGGTGGCAGTACTGGCTATTCCTACACCACCAGCGGTGGGCACAGCCTAGGTGGAGGTCTGGGGAGCTCTGGCTTCAGTGCAAGCAGTGGCCGAGGCCTGGGGGGCAGCTTTGGCAGTGGCAGCAGTTCCAGTGTTAAGTTTGTCTCTACCACCTCCTCCAGAAAGAGCTACAAGCATTAG
- the LOC100026882 gene encoding keratin, type II cytoskeletal 6A-like: MAQRSVSIKSTGGSRSFSASSASLLPGCRTSFSSVSVSQGGKSGSRLGGGFGTRSLHNLVGGKRISVSGAYRSSRAGYGGSCGLGYGGIGYRVGGYGYGGGMMAGSGGIHEVTVNQSLLAPLNLEIDPSLQKVRKEEKEQIKTLNNKFASFIDKVRFLEQQNKVLETKWSILQDHKTTKANIEPLFETYINNLRRQLESLGGERARLETELKSMQDVVEDFKNKYEDEINRRTAAENEFVVLKKDVDAAYMNKVELEAKADALTDEINFLRAFYEAELAQLQAQISETSVVLSMDNNRKLDLDSIIAEVKAQYEDIANRSRAEAESWYQSKYEELQLSAGRHGDDLRTTRMEISELNRMIQRLRSEIDNLKKQCATLQAAIADAEQRGELALKDARAKLAELEDALQKAKQDMARQLREYQELMNVKLALDIEIATYRKLLEGEECRLTGEGVGPVNISVVTSSGGTGYGGNSGLCVGGGGLSSSLCYGSGVGGFSSTSGRSIGGSSSSMRIISKTSSTKKSYRS, translated from the exons ATGGCTCAACGATCCGTCAGCATCAAGTCCACTGGTGGTAGCCGGAGTTTCAGTGCCTCTTCGGCATCACTCCTTCCAGGCTGCAGGACCAGCTTCAGCTCTGTGTCTGTGTCCCAGGGAGGGAAGAGTGGGAGCCGTCTTGGGGGTGGCTTTGGGACCAGGAGCCTCCACAACCTTGTAGGCGGCAAAAGGATCTCTGTCAGTGGGGCATATCGCTCCAGCAGAGCTGGTTATGGGGGTAGTTGTGGCTTGGGGTATGGAGGCATTGGATATAGGGTTGGGGGGTATGGGTATGGAGGTGGAATGATGGCAGGATCCGGTGGCATCCATGAAGTTACAGTTAATCAGAGCCTACTGGCTCCCCTCAACCTGGAGATTGACCCATCCCTGCAGAAGGTtcggaaggaagagaaagagcagatcaagaCTCTAAATAACAAATTTGCCTCCTTTATAGACAAG GTTCGCTTCCTGGAGCAGCAGAACAAAGTCCTGGAAACCAAATGGAGCATCCTCCAGGACCATAAGACAACCAAAGCCAACATTGAGCCCCTGTTTGAAACCTATATCAACAACCTGAGGAGGCAGCTAGAGAGCCTGGGTGGAGAAAGAGCAAGGCTCGAAACTGAACTGAAGAGCATGCAGGATGTGGTGGAGGACTTCAAGAACAA atatgaagatgaaatcaacagACGCACAGCAGCAGAGAATGAGTTTGTGGTGCTCAAGAAG GATGTGGATGCAGCTTACATGAACAAGGTGGAACTGGAGGCTAAGGCTGATGCCCTAACAGATGAAATCAACTTTCTGAGGGCTTTCTATGAGGCG GAGCTGGCTCAACTTCAGGCTCAGATCTCAGAAACTTCAGTGGTCCTATCTATGGACAATAACCGCAAACTAGACCTGGACAGCATAATTGCTGAAGTGAAAGCTCAGTATGAGGATATTGCCAACCGAAGTCGAGCTGAAGCTGAGTCCTGGTACCAGTCAAAG taTGAGGAACTTCAGCTCTCTGCTGGTAGACATGGGGACGACCTTCGTACCACCAGAATGGAGATTTCTGAATTGAATCGGATGATTCAGAGGCTGCGTTCTGAGATTGACAATTTGAAGAAGCAG TGTGCCACTCTTCAGGCTGCCATAGCAGATGCTGAACAGCGTGGGGAGCTGGCTCTTAAGGACGCCCGAGCAAAGCTGGCTGAACTTGAGGATGCCCTGCAGAAAGCCAAACAGGACATGGCCCGGCAGCTCCGGGAGTACCAGGAGCTGATGAATGTCAAGCTGGCCCTGGACATTGAGATTGCCACCTACAGGAAGCTGCTAGAGGGCGAGGAGTGCAG ACTCACTGGAGAAGGTGTTGGGCCTGTGAATATAT CTGTGGTTACTTCCAGTGGGGGCACTGGATATGGCGGAAACAGTGGCCTCTGTGTGGGTGGAGGTGGCCTCAGCAGCAGCCTCTGCTATGGAAGTGGGGTTGGAGGTTTCAGCTCCACCAGTGGGCGCAGCATTGGGGGCAGCAGCTCCAGCATGCGCATCATTTCCAAGACATCATCCACTAAGAAGAGCTATCGGAGCTAA